The Gemella massiliensis genome contains a region encoding:
- a CDS encoding ABC-2 transporter permease, protein MKKLFYKEIKLAANPLSYWFIVFSAMTMIPRYPILVGTFFICLGIFHTYQQIREYDDITYTVMLPVKKQDVVTAKYLFVLFIEFIAFVLCTLLTIIRMKVSSNVAPYAIKELMNANVAYLGYVIIIFAIFNSIFLAGFFKTAYKIWKPFIIFCIVSFIVVVIGEVLHHIPGLESLNEPSNLSIPQVVIFVIGVITFILCTWFSYQKAIKDFEEIDL, encoded by the coding sequence ATGAAAAAACTTTTTTATAAAGAAATAAAGCTGGCAGCAAATCCTTTGAGTTATTGGTTTATCGTTTTTTCAGCTATGACAATGATTCCAAGATACCCTATTCTTGTTGGTACATTTTTTATCTGTCTTGGTATTTTTCATACTTACCAGCAGATTCGAGAATACGATGATATTACATATACGGTAATGTTACCGGTTAAGAAACAAGATGTGGTTACAGCTAAATATCTATTTGTTTTATTTATCGAATTTATAGCTTTTGTCCTATGCACACTACTAACGATTATTAGGATGAAAGTTTCAAGTAACGTTGCTCCTTATGCTATAAAAGAATTGATGAATGCAAATGTTGCTTATCTTGGATATGTAATAATTATATTTGCAATATTTAACAGTATTTTTCTCGCAGGCTTTTTTAAGACAGCTTACAAAATTTGGAAACCTTTTATAATATTCTGTATAGTTAGTTTTATTGTAGTAGTCATAGGGGAAGTGTTACATCATATCCCCGGTTTAGAAAGTTTGAATGAACCTTCAAATTTAAGTATACCTCAAGTTGTCATATTTGTAATTGGTGTCATTACATTTATATTGTGTACATGGTTTTCATATCAGAAAGCTATAAAGGATTTTGAAGAAATTGATTTGTAA
- the folB gene encoding dihydroneopterin aldolase has translation MQSKLFIKNLEVFAYHGLFNEENKLGQKFIFDVECDVNYTKALFSDDMNDSISYASIADIVIKTATENTFNLLERLTGEIVKNIFNKFSEVTAIKLEINKPNAPLKYSFDKCGTKLTITRVEFDNLL, from the coding sequence ATGCAGTCAAAATTATTTATAAAAAATTTAGAAGTATTTGCTTATCACGGTTTATTTAATGAAGAAAATAAATTGGGACAAAAATTTATTTTTGATGTTGAATGTGATGTAAATTATACTAAGGCGTTATTCAGTGATGATATGAATGATAGTATAAGTTATGCAAGTATAGCGGATATAGTGATAAAGACAGCAACAGAAAATACATTTAATTTATTGGAACGATTGACAGGAGAAATTGTTAAAAATATTTTTAATAAATTTTCTGAAGTTACAGCGATCAAATTAGAAATAAATAAACCTAACGCTCCATTAAAGTATTCTTTTGATAAATGTGGTACTAAGTTAACTATAACACGTGTGGAGTTTGATAATTTATTATGA
- the folK gene encoding 2-amino-4-hydroxy-6-hydroxymethyldihydropteridine diphosphokinase: MIILALGTNLEPREQYLISALEKMKKIGIKIKKSSSIYETSAWGGVATNNFLNMCIVVEYKKSAYKLLENIQQIEHNLGRVRKEHWGDRTIDIDIIEFNGKVFNDEKLIVPHKYLHERNFVLLPILEICGDILINNKSVKNSLDKLDSQIKVYKKL; this comes from the coding sequence ATGATAATTTTAGCGTTGGGTACAAATTTGGAGCCGAGAGAACAGTATTTAATTTCGGCATTAGAAAAAATGAAAAAAATCGGTATAAAAATTAAAAAAAGTAGCAGCATTTATGAAACTTCTGCATGGGGTGGCGTTGCTACTAATAATTTTTTAAATATGTGTATCGTTGTTGAATATAAAAAATCAGCATATAAGTTGCTTGAAAATATTCAACAAATAGAACACAATCTTGGCAGAGTGAGAAAAGAACATTGGGGCGATAGAACGATAGACATAGATATTATAGAATTTAATGGAAAAGTTTTTAATGATGAAAAGTTAATAGTTCCACATAAGTATTTACACGAGAGAAACTTTGTTTTGTTACCAATTTTAGAAATATGCGGTGATATATTAATAAATAATAAGAGTGTAAAAAATTCTTTAGATAAACTTGATAGTCAGATTAAGGTGTATAAAAAATTGTAA
- the dusB gene encoding tRNA dihydrouridine synthase DusB: MFKIREVEIPNRVVLAPMAGVCNAAFRLTAKEFGAGLVCAEMVSDKAILFNNQKTMNMLHIDPREHPLSLQIFGGDIDSMVEAAKYVDKNTQADIIDINMGCPVPKITKSDAGSKLLLNPAKVYEVISRIVDAVEKPVTVKMRMGWDDEHIYVMDNAKNAERAGASSIAIHGRTKVQMYSGKANWDVIRDVKKELTVPVIGNGDVTSPELAKKMLDETGCDAVMIGRAALGNPWMLYRTVKYLETGELTPEPTPREKIDVCLLHLRRLMEIKPEKVAVHEMRKHASYYMKGIKGGTKVKKELNHLNTYEEMEQLFEKFLDYIDNKNKISV; this comes from the coding sequence ATGTTTAAAATAAGAGAAGTAGAAATACCGAACAGAGTGGTACTTGCTCCAATGGCAGGGGTATGTAATGCGGCATTCAGATTAACAGCAAAAGAGTTTGGTGCCGGATTAGTATGTGCTGAGATGGTGAGTGATAAAGCAATTTTATTTAATAATCAAAAAACAATGAATATGTTACATATTGATCCACGAGAACATCCGCTTAGCCTTCAAATTTTCGGCGGAGATATAGATAGTATGGTAGAAGCTGCAAAATATGTTGATAAAAATACTCAAGCCGATATTATTGATATAAATATGGGTTGTCCTGTTCCGAAGATAACAAAGTCGGATGCAGGAAGTAAATTATTATTAAATCCTGCTAAAGTTTATGAAGTGATTTCACGAATAGTAGATGCAGTGGAAAAACCCGTAACGGTAAAAATGCGTATGGGTTGGGACGATGAGCATATCTATGTGATGGATAATGCAAAAAATGCAGAACGTGCCGGAGCTTCTTCAATAGCAATTCATGGGAGAACAAAGGTACAAATGTATAGCGGGAAAGCAAATTGGGATGTTATTCGTGATGTGAAAAAAGAATTAACAGTTCCTGTTATCGGTAATGGAGATGTAACAAGTCCGGAACTTGCAAAAAAAATGCTTGATGAAACGGGTTGTGATGCAGTGATGATAGGACGAGCAGCATTGGGTAATCCATGGATGCTTTATAGAACGGTGAAGTATTTAGAAACGGGAGAATTAACACCTGAGCCAACCCCACGAGAAAAAATAGATGTTTGTTTACTACATCTAAGAAGACTTATGGAAATTAAACCGGAAAAAGTGGCAGTACATGAAATGAGAAAACATGCCTCTTATTATATGAAAGGTATTAAAGGTGGAACAAAGGTAAAAAAAGAACTTAACCATCTTAACACATATGAAGAGATGGAGCAATTATTTGAAAAATTTCTTGATTATATAGACAATAAAAATAAAATATCAGTATAA
- a CDS encoding thioredoxin family protein: MFDYIEYLKTIEEFKTAKENNEKVVFVFSANWCPDCLILDKFFEETINKFPDIKFIYIDRDKFPEIIQTLNIFGIPSFVAYKNNKEVARFVSKIAKTQNEVENFLLKI, encoded by the coding sequence ATGTTTGACTATATAGAATATTTAAAAACTATTGAAGAATTTAAGACAGCTAAAGAAAATAACGAAAAAGTAGTTTTTGTTTTTTCTGCAAATTGGTGTCCGGATTGCCTAATATTGGATAAATTTTTTGAAGAAACTATAAATAAATTTCCTGATATAAAATTTATCTACATTGATAGAGATAAATTCCCGGAAATTATTCAAACACTGAATATTTTTGGAATTCCATCATTTGTCGCTTATAAAAATAATAAAGAAGTTGCTAGATTTGTTTCAAAAATAGCAAAAACTCAAAATGAAGTTGAAAACTTCTTATTAAAAATTTAA
- the gorA gene encoding glutathione-disulfide reductase: MVKHYDYIAIGGGSGGIASINRAAMYGKKTLLIERGELGGTCVNVGCVPKKVMWHASQISESLKLYAADYGFTFDNLEFNFEKLVDSRSAYIDRIHGSYERGLSNNNVDVIKGSAKFINKNTVEVNGEQYSANHILIATGGKPTIPNIEGAEYGITSNEVFALKQLPKRIAVVGAGYIAVELAGVFNGLGVNTHLFVRKHSPLRTFDKDIVDTLVKVMEKEGPTLHTHAIPKKVVKNSDNSLTLILEDDRQTTVDLLVWAIGRSPLTQGLNLEAAGVGLNERGFIETDKYQNTNVEGIYAVGDVTGRLALTPVAVAAGRRLSERLFNGKVNEYLDYNNVATVIFSHPPIAAIGYTEEKALKEFGKQNVKVYKSSFTPMYSAVTNNRQPSTMKLVTVGAEEKIVGLHGIGFGVDEMIQGFAVAIKMGATKKDFDDTVAIHPTGSEEFVTMR; encoded by the coding sequence ATGGTAAAACACTATGATTATATTGCAATCGGTGGCGGAAGTGGAGGAATTGCTTCAATTAATCGTGCTGCAATGTATGGGAAAAAAACTTTGTTAATTGAACGAGGCGAATTGGGAGGGACATGTGTTAACGTCGGTTGCGTACCTAAAAAAGTGATGTGGCACGCTTCTCAAATATCAGAAAGTCTAAAATTATACGCAGCAGATTACGGTTTTACATTTGATAATTTAGAATTTAATTTTGAAAAATTAGTAGATAGCCGCAGTGCTTATATTGATAGAATACATGGTTCTTATGAACGTGGATTAAGCAATAATAATGTGGACGTAATTAAAGGATCTGCTAAATTTATAAACAAAAATACTGTAGAAGTGAACGGTGAACAATATTCAGCTAATCATATTCTAATTGCAACAGGAGGGAAACCGACTATTCCTAATATTGAGGGTGCGGAATATGGAATAACTTCGAATGAAGTATTTGCATTGAAACAATTACCGAAACGTATCGCTGTGGTCGGTGCAGGATATATTGCTGTAGAATTAGCCGGTGTATTTAATGGTCTAGGCGTTAACACACACTTATTTGTGAGAAAGCATTCACCGCTGAGAACATTTGATAAAGATATAGTTGATACATTGGTAAAAGTTATGGAAAAAGAGGGACCAACTCTGCATACTCATGCTATACCGAAAAAAGTAGTGAAAAATTCCGATAATAGTTTAACATTAATATTAGAAGATGATAGACAAACAACAGTAGACTTACTGGTGTGGGCTATTGGAAGAAGTCCGTTAACACAAGGCTTAAATTTAGAAGCGGCTGGAGTTGGGTTAAATGAACGTGGTTTTATTGAAACAGATAAATATCAAAATACGAATGTTGAAGGAATTTATGCAGTAGGTGATGTAACCGGACGCCTTGCACTTACTCCGGTAGCGGTAGCGGCGGGTCGACGTTTGTCAGAGCGACTATTTAACGGTAAAGTAAATGAATATTTAGATTATAACAATGTAGCAACGGTTATCTTTTCGCATCCTCCAATCGCCGCAATAGGTTATACAGAAGAAAAAGCATTAAAAGAATTTGGTAAACAAAATGTTAAAGTATATAAATCATCATTTACACCAATGTATTCAGCAGTTACGAATAATCGTCAACCAAGTACAATGAAACTTGTAACAGTTGGTGCAGAAGAAAAAATTGTCGGTCTGCATGGTATCGGTTTTGGTGTTGATGAAATGATTCAAGGCTTTGCTGTAGCTATAAAAATGGGAGCGACAAAAAAAGATTTTGATGATACAGTCGCAATTCATCCAACAGGTTCAGAAGAATTTGTAACTATGAGATAA
- a CDS encoding NYN domain-containing protein — MKKQYLFIDGYNLLFRMKEYDLIKSSTFPTERDILIDILKEYSSGNNYIVYCIFDAYLTRSKEYIKEEAPINIVYTKTGEKADQWIERKTRELRIEHFVDIIVVSDDHDERDTTLGYGAILRDCHRFIKDLKERKQNVSRLSKKHNKNKLRNRHIRMSDRDRKKLENFLINGDKL; from the coding sequence ATGAAAAAACAATACTTATTTATTGATGGATATAATCTTCTTTTTCGCATGAAAGAATATGATTTAATAAAAAGTTCTACATTCCCTACTGAACGTGATATACTTATTGATATATTGAAAGAATATTCAAGTGGCAATAACTATATTGTTTACTGCATCTTTGACGCATATTTAACTCGTTCCAAAGAATATATTAAAGAAGAAGCACCAATTAATATCGTCTACACTAAAACCGGTGAAAAGGCGGATCAATGGATAGAACGTAAAACACGTGAACTTCGTATTGAGCATTTCGTTGATATTATTGTTGTTAGTGATGACCACGATGAACGTGATACAACGCTTGGTTACGGTGCAATATTACGTGATTGCCATCGTTTTATTAAAGACTTAAAAGAACGTAAGCAAAATGTTTCTCGCCTTTCTAAAAAACATAATAAAAACAAATTAAGAAATCGTCATATTCGTATGAGCGATAGAGACAGAAAAAAATTAGAAAATTTTCTTATTAATGGTGATAAACTGTAA
- a CDS encoding YwqG family protein — protein sequence MILFIDYNDIDNFLTKFKKTTETEVIKIKPIPNTPTKITSSKFGGVFYLPKNAEIPTNNKGEQLTFLAQINCEELPKNNIYPKNGIMQFWIYGGSPDLGADFEVDYNNINSNTNKRVLYYPNITEHYSEDEITTLYQPKNFEEETGNTTLTPLMKGSPFALSFELDKQSMTPTDHHFDAHFVKEWNKRFPSFKIELDWTGLYVYDEELYDYIEEQFNENFSAAQIGGFPSFTQWDPRFKDEFKDYNILLLQINSYNSPECEIMWGDCGIGNFFITKKQLKKLDFSKILYTWDCY from the coding sequence ATGATACTTTTTATTGATTACAACGATATAGACAATTTTTTAACAAAATTCAAAAAAACAACTGAAACTGAAGTTATTAAAATAAAACCTATTCCCAATACTCCAACAAAGATTACAAGCAGTAAGTTTGGCGGTGTTTTTTACCTACCAAAAAATGCAGAAATTCCCACTAATAATAAAGGTGAACAGTTAACATTTCTTGCCCAAATAAATTGTGAAGAATTACCGAAAAATAATATTTATCCAAAAAATGGTATTATGCAATTTTGGATTTACGGTGGAAGTCCTGATTTAGGTGCGGATTTTGAAGTTGACTATAACAACATTAATTCTAATACTAATAAACGGGTACTTTATTATCCGAATATTACAGAGCATTATAGCGAAGATGAAATAACTACATTATATCAACCAAAAAATTTTGAAGAAGAAACCGGAAATACTACGTTAACTCCACTGATGAAAGGTTCTCCTTTTGCATTATCATTTGAATTAGACAAACAATCTATGACACCGACAGATCACCACTTCGATGCTCATTTTGTTAAAGAATGGAACAAAAGATTTCCATCTTTTAAAATAGAGTTAGATTGGACAGGGTTATACGTATATGATGAAGAACTTTATGATTATATAGAAGAACAATTTAACGAAAATTTCTCTGCTGCTCAAATAGGCGGCTTCCCCTCATTTACTCAATGGGATCCACGTTTTAAAGATGAATTTAAAGATTATAATATTTTATTGCTTCAAATTAATTCATATAATAGTCCTGAATGTGAAATTATGTGGGGAGATTGTGGTATAGGTAATTTCTTTATTACCAAGAAACAATTAAAAAAACTGGATTTTTCTAAAATTCTTTATACTTGGGATTGCTATTAA
- the rlmB gene encoding 23S rRNA (guanosine(2251)-2'-O)-methyltransferase RlmB — protein sequence MKKNNKHYKELRQKNKSQYKFQNDDIEIDKEVIAGRNAILEAIKSGREINKILFQEGIEKGRLKSIFTIANEKKIICQEVPKRKLDNSTTERHQGVIAYVAPYNYFELDEVISTLDIDKNTTLLILDHIEDPHNLGAIIRSAEACGVKAVIIPKRRAAVISQTAVKASAGAIEYIPVIRVPNLTDTIKKLKQVGFWIAGTTLSERSENYTKIAKDVPLAIVIGNEGTGISKVIADECDFLYHLPMLGKIQSLNASVAAGIVMYERIKDN from the coding sequence ATGAAAAAAAACAATAAACACTATAAAGAATTACGTCAAAAAAATAAATCTCAATACAAATTTCAAAACGATGACATTGAAATTGATAAAGAGGTAATAGCTGGACGTAATGCAATACTCGAAGCAATAAAATCGGGACGTGAAATTAATAAAATACTTTTTCAAGAAGGTATTGAAAAAGGACGTTTAAAATCTATTTTCACTATTGCAAATGAAAAAAAAATCATTTGTCAAGAAGTTCCAAAGCGTAAACTTGATAATTCAACTACCGAACGACATCAGGGAGTTATCGCTTACGTTGCACCATATAATTATTTTGAACTCGACGAAGTAATAAGCACTTTGGATATTGATAAAAATACTACATTACTAATCTTAGATCACATTGAAGACCCTCATAATCTCGGTGCAATTATTCGTTCCGCTGAAGCATGCGGTGTTAAGGCGGTTATTATTCCGAAACGTCGTGCTGCCGTCATTAGTCAAACAGCTGTTAAAGCCTCAGCCGGTGCTATTGAGTATATACCGGTAATACGTGTACCAAATCTAACCGATACAATTAAAAAACTTAAACAAGTCGGTTTTTGGATTGCAGGGACAACACTTTCAGAACGTTCTGAAAATTATACCAAAATTGCTAAAGATGTACCGCTAGCCATTGTTATTGGTAATGAGGGTACAGGTATAAGTAAGGTAATTGCTGATGAATGTGATTTCTTATACCATTTACCGATGCTTGGGAAAATACAAAGTCTTAATGCATCTGTTGCCGCCGGTATAGTGATGTATGAAAGAATAAAAGATAATTAG
- a CDS encoding Mini-ribonuclease 3 encodes MEKAITFKFTEKNFDNPKQMQALTLAYIGDSIYDIISREYIMKYHLGKINDLHHTVSTIVSARAQAGFMIYLLEENFLTEEEKKIYNRAKNQKNNSKAKNASIMEYKLATGLEAVFGYLYLEKNFERLEEMFNHIIKFYEKKQ; translated from the coding sequence ATGGAAAAAGCAATAACATTTAAATTTACCGAAAAAAACTTTGATAATCCAAAACAAATGCAGGCACTTACCCTTGCTTATATCGGTGATAGTATTTATGATATTATAAGTCGGGAGTATATCATGAAATATCATCTTGGTAAAATAAATGATCTTCATCATACAGTGTCAACCATCGTTTCAGCTCGGGCACAAGCCGGATTTATGATATATTTATTAGAAGAAAATTTTTTAACGGAAGAAGAAAAAAAAATTTACAATCGTGCTAAAAATCAAAAAAATAACTCTAAAGCAAAAAATGCAAGCATTATGGAATATAAACTAGCCACCGGTTTAGAAGCTGTTTTTGGTTATTTGTATTTAGAAAAAAACTTTGAAAGATTGGAGGAGATGTTTAATCACATCATTAAATTTTATGAAAAAAAACAATAA